GATCTGGCCGCCCTGCGGCATGCCGGTCGGATTGGCCGCGGCGAGGTAGACCAGGCCCGCGCCTGCGACGAGGCGAAGGGCGCGATCGAGCGTCCCCTCGTTCGCCTCCACCTTTGCCAGGCCGAGGAACATCAGGGGCTGGTTCGGGGCGTTGTCCCACGGGGCCACCCCCCACGCGAGGGGGCGCTCGGCGGGCATGGCGATGGTGTCGGCCATCGCGGGGGCGGCCATGGCCCCCAGGGCGAGCAGGCCGACGATCAACTGTTTTACCATGGGGGGTATCCTCCTTCATCGCGGTGCGGGAAAGCGTTGTGACGCCGCGATCTCCATGATTATAGAGGTTGCCGCCGGTCGCATCCGAAGATAATACGCAATAGGACGATCGGTCGTGGATCGGCTCTCTGACTAGCGCCGCATGAGGCGGTCCAGCAGCCGGATGCCCCCCACCAGTATGTTGGAGGCCCCCTGCAGGAGCATGAGCAGCCCTCGCAGCGGCAGGTTCAGGAGCCACTCCAGCTTCGCGCCCGCCTGGTCCATCGCCCCCATGGCCTTCTCAACCCCGTCGCCGGTCTTCTGGAGGCCGGTGGTGAGCTGGCTCTTCACCTTGGCGGACTGCTCATGGAGGGCCGAGGTGCGGTAGGTGGCCTTGACCTGGTACAGGCTGCGCTCCAGCTCCTGCCAGAAGTCGCCGGTCCTCGGCTGCGAGAGGCTCTCCTGCACCCGGGGCAGCGCCGCCTGGAAGGTCTGGAGCATCTGCTCCAGGACCCTCGGATCGGCCTTGCGGATGGCGGTCTGGAGGAACAGGTAGTGGCTGCGCGAGGTGGGGGTGTCGCTGTACTGGGCGATGATGCCGCAGACGGCGCCGTCCTCGCGCGGCACGAAGTACATGGCGATCGCCGCCAGCACCCGGGTGAGGCCGTACATCTTCTCGTCGGCCTCCATGAGGGCGCGGGGGATGAGGTCCCGGAAGATCAGCTCCATGGAGGGATCCACCGGCCGCAAAATCGCGCCTCCCTGGGCGACCTCCTGCATGGGCAGCATGGGGAAGTTGAAGGCGGCGCCCACCGGCGACTGGCCGAGCTCCTTGCAGAAGCCGGCTTTCCAGACGATGCCCTGGACGTTGAAGGTGACGACGCGCGATCGCTTCGCCAGCTTCTGGATCATCAGGGCGTCGTTTCCCTCGGCCTCGCGAACCGAGGGGCCGAGGGCGCTGTTCAGCTGAGCGGTCGTCTTGTTGACGCGCTGGTAGGCGGCCTGGATGTAGGGGTCGCCCGGGGCGAGCTGCATGTCCGCGAGGTCGTCGGGATTGGCGGGCAGCCTGGGCGTCGGGGGCACGACCGGCCGTGCCGAGTCCGTTTCGGGACGCGCGCGCCGGCGCGGGT
This is a stretch of genomic DNA from Pantanalinema sp.. It encodes these proteins:
- a CDS encoding DUF2892 domain-containing protein; the encoded protein is MVKQLIVGLLALGAMAAPAMADTIAMPAERPLAWGVAPWDNAPNQPLMFLGLAKVEANEGTLDRALRLVAGAGLVYLAAANPTGMPQGGQIAAGAAGGVLGLTGLSGYCALYQPFGISTR